The Mercenaria mercenaria strain notata chromosome 10, MADL_Memer_1, whole genome shotgun sequence genome contains a region encoding:
- the LOC123560583 gene encoding uncharacterized protein LOC123560583 translates to MSEMPGKVRKRRGPYGKRLLGLSQSNNIGLSQSNNTEKNNDVDRVTVLKRLRKKLEMSRKLGKENELDQRSPQVHTALPNQTHTAPVHTSPLRQSPRKILNMEEPLVPSLDENVQLMNNITISRTVLRNAHQAALKHYKPAFTLMSKLLTGLFTTQELANSRGLGIGFKKPGDDRPALDEKRIEACKEYVYGWMMGMGLPEPLERELNSAVTQQTAYARKKLQKQQHFKQWN, encoded by the exons atgtctGAAATGCCAGGAAAAGTCAGAAAGAGACGAGGACCTTATGGGAAACGATTATTGGGTTTAAGCCAGTCGAACAATATAGGTTTAAGCCAGTCGAAcaacacagaaaaaaacaatGATGTGGATCGTGTAACGGTTTTAAAGAGACTTCGAAAAAAACTTGAAATGTCTAGGAAACTAGGAAAAGAGAACGAACTTGACCAG AGGTCACCACAAGTTCATACAGCACTACCAAATCAAACACATACAGCACCCGTACACACCAGTCCTCTACGACAGTCTCCAAGGAAAATACTTAACATGGAGGAACCACTCGTACCATCTCTTGACGAG aatgttcagTTGATGAACAACATTACAATTTCGAGGACAGTCCTCCGGAATGCTCATCAGGCTGCGCTCAAACACTATAAGCCAGCATTCACTCTGATGTCAAAGCTTTTGACAG GTCTCTTTACAACCCAGGAGTTGGCTAACTCGAGAGGTCTGGGGATTGGATTTAAGAAACCAGGGGATGATAGACCAGCCTTAGATGAAAAAAGGATCGAGGCCTGTAAAG AATATGTCTATGGCTGGATGATGGGCATGGGTCTGCCAGAACCTTTAGAAAGGGAACTGAACTCGGCAGTAACACAGCAGACTgcatatgcaagaaaaaaacttcaaaaacaacaacactttaaACAGTGGAACTAA
- the LOC123560045 gene encoding RING finger protein 32-like, translating to MSTKREETNRTGNTALTAVALQDHLVKSLGLNDFIGPRHVGIGPAARSKQKKSVRSTIDTGRFGRNKPQVKKKEEKDREYVLDPKPPPLTLAQKFGLVDAPEQPLSETDWQKAKEKSNKRDDSKMPCVICKEDFGTQEQVLLSCTHVFHRVRLDLFCLDIQYTAASSSAFATSADQDESTHLIQACWRGYVVRCMYLKLRESNPPKDPKLRQKFYEEKLHKITDRIVRSCDFNVNNFLREMDQSLEASRNVFRDFDARFHQISEDEWESIQLKAVERGDVDCPICLTLLVKRSYIEKQDQSTEQKSLAQSKSSKSDKNNKSISKTSLGSNSKTSQNKEKSGTKEDQSKIVSRGKDQRSCRQTVLLSCSHVFHETCLEMFEELSMESNNCCPVCRSKYQKKVLVT from the exons ATGTCAACGAAAAGAGAAGAAACTAATAGG ACAGGAAATACTGCATTAACTGCTGTAGCTCTACAAGACCACCTTGTTAAGTCACTGGGACTCAATGACTTTATTGGTCCTCGGCATGTTGGCATTGGCCCAGCAGCAAGGTCAAAACAGAAGAAATCGGTGCGGTCTACCATAGACACTGGGAGATTTGGAAGAA ATAAACCCCAAGTAAAGAAGAAAGAAGAGAAAGATAGGGAATATGTCTTAGATCCAAAGCCCCCACCTCTTACACTTG CTCAGAAGTTTGGGCTGGTAGATGCTCCAGAACAACCGTTGTCTGAGACAGACTGGCAGAAAGCCAAAGAAAAGTCCAACAAAAGAGATGATTCCAAAATGCCTTGTGTTATATGTAAAGAGGATTTCGGTACACAAGAACAG GTTCTGCTCTCATGTACGCATGTGTTCCATAGGGTAAGATTAGATTTATTCTGTTTGGACATACAATA TACAGCAGCAAGTAGTTccgcctttgcgacaagtgcagaccaagatgagtcTACACATCT GATTCAGGCATGTTGGAGGGGCTATGTGGTAAGATGTATGTATCTAAAATTGCGAGAATCCAACCCACCCAAAGATCCTAAACTAAGGCAGAAATTTTATGAAGAAAAG CTACACAAGATAACAGACAGGATTGTGAGGTCATGTGACTTTAATGTTAACAACTTCCTGCGTGAAATGGACCAAAGCTTAGAGGCAAGTCGTAACGTTTTCAGAGACTTTGATGCCAGATTTCACCAGATCTCTGAAGATGAATGGGAAAGCATACAGCTCAAG GCTGTAGAACGTGGAGATGTTGACTGTCCCATATGCCTAACATTACTTGTGAAAAGGAGTTACATTGAAAAACAAGACCAGTCTACTGAGCAGAAATCTTTGGCTCAGTCTAAATCttcaaaaagtgataaaaacaataaaagtatATCAAAGACTTCTTTAGGAAGCAATTCTAAAACCAGTCAAAACAAGGAGAAGAGTGGAACAAAGGAGGACCAGTCAAAAATTGTGTCCAGGGGCAAAGATCAAAGGTCATGCAGACAGACTGTGTTACTGTCTTGCTCTCATGTTTTTCACGAGACTTGTCtagaaatgtttgaagaattgaGTATGGAAAGTAATAATTGTTGCCCAGTCTGTAGatctaaatatcaaaagaaaGTTTTAGTTACCTAG
- the LOC123560047 gene encoding translin-like yields MTTENNITQIFSDFQQYLENEQQLREDIRSVVRDVEQTAREILTQLHSVHQPDGIKSVSIFCEKCVPMFETIRQNMGVLGAKVPANQYYRYNDQWRFVIQRLAFLSAYLTYLQSETLVTRETVAQMIGVKVDRQQGFHLDLDDYLMGLLQLASELSRLAVNSVTAGDYGRPMRIAKFVGELDSGFRLLNLKNDSLRKRFDGLKYDLKKVEEVVYDLTIRGLKPAE; encoded by the exons ATGACGACAGAAAACAACATAACACagatattttctgattttcaacaGTATCTTGAGAATGAACAACAACTTAGGGAG gATATAAGATCAGTGGTTAGGGATGTGGAGCAGACTGCAAGAGAAATATTGACCCAGTTGCATAGTGTACACCAGCCAGATGGCATCAAATCAG TATCAATTTTCTGTGAAAAATGTGTGCCAATGTTTGAAACCATTCGACAGAATATGGGTGTTCTTGGTGCAAAGGTACCAGCAAACCAGTATTACAG GTATAATGATCAGTGGAGATTTGTAATACAGAGGTTAGCCTTTCTCTCTGCATACTTGACCTACTTACAGTCAGAAACATTGGTAACCAGGGAAACAGTAGCACAGATGATTGGAG TGAAAGTAGACAGACAGCAAGGTTTTCATTTAGATTTGGATGACTACTTAATGGGCTTGTTACAGCTTGCCAGTGAACTG TCGAGGCTTGCAGTAAACTCAGTGACAGCAGGGGACTATGGAAGGCCTATGAGAATTGCCAAATTTGTAGGAGAACTGGACTCCGGATTCAGGCTTCTCAACCTTAAAAATGACTCTTTGAGGAAGAGATTTGATGGCCTGAAATATGACCTGAAGAAAGTTGAAGAAGTTGTTTATGACTTGACAATACGAGGGTTAAAACCAGCAGAATGA